A single genomic interval of Psychroserpens sp. NJDZ02 harbors:
- the rplR gene encoding 50S ribosomal protein L18: protein MALTKNERRLRIKNRIRKVVSGTEARPRLAVFRSNKEIYAQIVDDVNGKTLVASSSRDKDIVAKGNKVEVATLVGKSIAEKALKAGVATIAFDRGGYLYHGRIKSLAEGAREGGLKF from the coding sequence ATGGCGTTAACAAAAAACGAAAGACGATTAAGAATTAAAAACAGAATCCGTAAGGTTGTTTCTGGTACAGAAGCAAGACCAAGATTAGCTGTTTTTAGAAGTAATAAAGAAATTTATGCTCAAATTGTAGATGACGTTAATGGTAAAACATTAGTCGCTTCATCTTCTAGAGATAAAGATATTGTTGCAAAAGGAAATAAGGTAGAAGTAGCTACATTAGTAGGTAAGTCTATCGCAGAAAAAGCCTTAAAGGCTGGTGTTGCAACTATCGCTTTTGATAGAGGTGGTTATTTATATCATGGTAGAATCAAATCATTAGCTGAAGGAGCTAGAGAAGGCGGACTTAAATTCTAA
- a CDS encoding DNA-directed RNA polymerase subunit alpha, with protein MAVFNFQKPDKVIMIDSTDFEGKFEFRPLEPGYGLTVGNALRRVLLSSLEGFAITSVRIEGVDHEFSAIAGVVEDVTEIILNLKQVRFKRQIEDVDNESISISISGQDKIVAGDFQKFISGFQVLNTDQVICNLDSKVSINMEITIEKGRGYVPAEENKKASAPIGTIFTDSIYTPIKNVKYSIENYRVEQKTDYEKLVFEIQTDGSISPQDALTEGAKTLIHHFMLFSDERITLEADEIAQTETYDEESLHMRQLLKTKLVDMDLSVRALNCLKAAEVDTLGDLVSFNKNDLMKFRNFGKKSLTELEELVNVKGLNFGMDLSKYKLDKD; from the coding sequence ATGGCAGTATTTAATTTTCAAAAGCCTGATAAGGTAATCATGATTGATTCTACTGATTTCGAAGGTAAATTCGAATTCAGACCTCTAGAACCTGGTTACGGTTTAACAGTAGGAAATGCTTTAAGAAGAGTTTTATTATCTTCTTTAGAAGGATTTGCAATTACATCTGTTAGAATTGAGGGTGTAGATCATGAGTTTTCAGCAATCGCAGGGGTTGTTGAAGATGTAACAGAAATTATTTTGAACTTAAAACAAGTGCGTTTTAAGCGTCAGATAGAAGATGTAGACAATGAGTCTATCTCTATCTCAATTTCTGGACAGGATAAAATAGTTGCTGGAGATTTTCAGAAGTTTATTTCAGGTTTTCAAGTATTAAATACAGACCAAGTGATCTGTAATCTTGATTCTAAAGTAAGCATCAATATGGAAATTACGATTGAAAAAGGAAGAGGTTATGTTCCTGCTGAAGAAAATAAGAAAGCTTCTGCACCAATTGGAACAATCTTTACTGATTCAATTTACACGCCAATAAAAAATGTTAAATATAGCATTGAAAATTATCGTGTTGAGCAAAAAACGGATTATGAGAAATTAGTGTTTGAAATTCAAACAGATGGATCTATTAGTCCTCAAGATGCTTTAACGGAAGGCGCAAAAACTTTAATCCACCACTTTATGTTATTCTCTGATGAGCGTATCACATTGGAAGCGGATGAAATTGCTCAAACTGAAACTTATGATGAAGAATCACTTCACATGAGACAGTTACTTAAAACAAAATTAGTGGATATGGACTTATCTGTTCGTGCACTTAATTGTTTAAAGGCTGCAGAAGTTGATACTTTAGGAGACTTAGTATCATTTAATAAAAACGATTTAATGAAGTTCCGTAACTTCGGTAAGAAATCTTTAACTGAGCTAGAAGAACTAGTAAATGTAAAAGGTCTTAATTTCGGGATGGACTTATCAAAATATAAACTAGATAAAGACTAA
- the rpmD gene encoding 50S ribosomal protein L30 has protein sequence MSKIKVTKVKSAINRTQRQKRTLLALGLKKIGQTIEHEATPNILGMVAKVNHLVSVEETK, from the coding sequence ATGTCTAAGATAAAAGTAACAAAAGTTAAAAGCGCAATCAATAGAACACAAAGACAAAAGAGAACTTTATTGGCTCTTGGTCTTAAAAAGATTGGGCAAACTATAGAACACGAGGCTACTCCTAATATCTTAGGAATGGTAGCAAAAGTAAATCACTTAGTTTCTGTAGAGGAAACTAAATAA
- the rplE gene encoding 50S ribosomal protein L5, whose amino-acid sequence MGYSPRLKEEYKSKVIAALTEEFGYSNVMQVPKLEKIVLSRGVGAAVADKKLVDHAVDEFTTITGQKAVATISKKDVASFKLRKGMPIGAKVTLRGERMYEFLDRLITSALPRVRDFNGIKATGFDGRGNYNLGVTEQIIFPEINIDKVNKIDGMDITFVTSAPTDKEAKSLLTELGLPFQKN is encoded by the coding sequence ATGGGATATTCACCGAGACTAAAAGAAGAGTATAAAAGCAAAGTAATTGCTGCTCTTACAGAAGAATTTGGATACAGTAATGTAATGCAAGTTCCAAAACTAGAAAAGATAGTATTATCTAGAGGAGTTGGAGCTGCAGTTGCAGATAAAAAGCTTGTAGATCACGCAGTAGATGAGTTTACTACGATTACTGGTCAAAAAGCAGTTGCTACTATATCTAAAAAAGATGTTGCATCTTTCAAATTACGTAAAGGAATGCCAATTGGTGCGAAAGTTACGTTAAGAGGAGAAAGAATGTATGAGTTTTTAGACCGTTTAATAACTTCAGCACTTCCACGTGTTAGAGATTTTAACGGAATTAAAGCTACAGGATTTGATGGTAGAGGTAACTATAACTTAGGAGTTACTGAGCAAATTATCTTTCCAGAAATAAATATCGATAAAGTTAATAAAATTGACGGAATGGATATTACATTTGTAACATCTGCTCCAACTGATAAGGAAGCAAAATCATTATTAACTGAATTAGGTTTACCTTTTCAAAAAAATTAA
- the rpsM gene encoding 30S ribosomal protein S13 — MARIAGVDIPKQKRGIISLTYIYGVGRSRSQEILASAKVDENIKVQDWTDDQIGAIRDAVGTFTIEGELRSETQLNIKRLMDIGCYRGIRHRAGLPLRGQRTKNNSRTRKGRRKTVANKKKATK; from the coding sequence ATGGCAAGAATCGCAGGTGTAGACATACCAAAGCAGAAAAGAGGAATAATCTCTTTAACTTATATCTACGGAGTAGGTAGAAGTAGATCTCAAGAAATTTTAGCGTCAGCTAAAGTAGACGAAAACATCAAAGTACAGGATTGGACAGATGATCAAATCGGAGCAATTCGTGATGCTGTTGGAACTTTTACTATTGAAGGTGAATTACGTTCTGAAACTCAATTAAACATTAAACGTTTAATGGATATTGGGTGTTACAGAGGAATACGTCATAGAGCTGGTTTACCTTTAAGAGGTCAACGTACTAAAAACAACTCTAGAACTAGAAAAGGTAGAAGAAAAACAGTTGCTAACAAGAAAAAAGCAACTAAATAA
- the rpsH gene encoding 30S ribosomal protein S8, protein MYTDPIADYLTRIRNAVRANHRVVEIPASNLKKDMTKILFDQGYILSYKFDDSTVQGTIKIALKYNKETKEPVIRKLQRISKPGLRKYSGSTELPRILNGLGIAIVSTSHGVMTGKQAQRENVGGEVLCYVY, encoded by the coding sequence ATGTATACAGATCCAATTGCAGATTACTTGACTAGAATTAGAAACGCAGTGCGTGCTAATCATAGAGTTGTAGAAATTCCTGCATCAAATTTAAAAAAGGACATGACTAAAATATTATTCGATCAAGGATATATTTTAAGTTATAAGTTCGATGATAGTACCGTTCAAGGTACTATCAAAATCGCCTTAAAGTATAATAAGGAAACAAAAGAACCAGTAATTAGAAAATTACAAAGAATCAGTAAGCCTGGTTTGAGAAAATATTCTGGTTCTACTGAATTACCACGTATTCTTAATGGATTAGGTATTGCTATCGTTTCAACTTCTCATGGAGTTATGACAGGTAAGCAAGCGCAAAGAGAAAACGTAGGTGGTGAAGTTTTATGTTATGTTTACTAA
- the rpsK gene encoding 30S ribosomal protein S11 — protein sequence MAKTNAKSTKKRKVIIDAVGEAHITASFNNIIISLTNKKGDVISWSSAGKMGFRGSKKNTPYAAQLAAEDASGVAKEAGLKKVKVYVKGPGNGRESAIRSIHNAGIEVTEIIDVTPLPHNGCRPPKRRRV from the coding sequence ATGGCAAAGACAAACGCTAAAAGCACAAAAAAACGTAAAGTTATTATTGACGCTGTTGGAGAAGCTCACATTACTGCTTCATTTAACAACATCATTATTTCACTTACCAATAAAAAAGGGGACGTTATTTCATGGTCTTCTGCAGGTAAAATGGGATTTAGAGGATCTAAGAAAAACACACCTTATGCAGCTCAGTTAGCAGCAGAAGATGCTTCTGGAGTAGCTAAAGAAGCTGGTTTAAAGAAGGTTAAAGTGTATGTGAAAGGTCCTGGGAATGGTAGAGAATCTGCTATTCGCTCAATTCACAATGCAGGAATAGAAGTAACAGAAATTATTGATGTTACTCCTTTACCACATAACGGGTGTCGTCCACCTAAAAGAAGAAGAGTTTAA
- the rplO gene encoding 50S ribosomal protein L15, with amino-acid sequence MDLSNLKPAEGSVKNQGKRIGRGQGSGKGGTATRGHKGAKSRSGYSKKVGFEGGQMPLQRRVPKFGFTNINRIEHQGVNLDVIQQLVDDKKIKDTLDFDTLVGLGLAGKNELVKILGRGELKAKLSITAHKFTATAKAAIEAAGGEAVTL; translated from the coding sequence ATGGATTTAAGTAATTTAAAACCTGCAGAAGGTTCAGTTAAAAATCAAGGAAAAAGAATAGGTAGAGGTCAAGGTTCTGGTAAAGGTGGTACTGCAACACGTGGTCACAAAGGAGCTAAATCTAGATCTGGTTATTCTAAGAAGGTAGGTTTCGAAGGAGGGCAAATGCCACTTCAACGTAGAGTCCCTAAGTTTGGTTTTACTAACATTAATCGTATAGAGCATCAAGGTGTAAACTTAGATGTTATTCAACAATTAGTTGACGATAAGAAAATTAAAGATACTTTAGATTTTGATACCTTAGTAGGTCTTGGTTTAGCTGGTAAAAACGAGCTAGTTAAGATTTTAGGAAGAGGAGAATTAAAAGCTAAATTAAGTATCACAGCTCATAAATTTACTGCTACTGCAAAAGCTGCTATTGAAGCTGCAGGAGGAGAAGCTGTAACTTTATAA
- the infA gene encoding translation initiation factor IF-1, which translates to MAKQAAIEQDGTIIEALSNAMFRVELENGHIVTAHISGKMRMHYIKLLPGDKVKLEMSPYDLTKARITYRY; encoded by the coding sequence ATGGCAAAACAAGCAGCAATAGAACAAGACGGTACGATTATAGAAGCATTATCAAATGCTATGTTTCGTGTCGAATTAGAAAATGGTCATATTGTGACCGCACATATTTCGGGCAAGATGCGTATGCATTACATTAAATTGTTGCCAGGAGATAAAGTGAAATTAGAAATGAGTCCTTATGATTTAACTAAGGCTCGAATAACCTATAGATACTAA
- the secY gene encoding preprotein translocase subunit SecY: MKFIETLKNVWKIEELRNRIVVTLGLLLVYRFGAQVVLPGIDATQLESLQTGTSEGIFGILNAFTGGAFANASVFALGIMPYISASIVVQLMGIAIPYLQKLQKEGASGQKKITQITRWLTIAICLVQAPGYLASLQPMFGIPNSAFLLGQGGVFYFSSIVILVTGTIFAMWLGEKITDKGIGNGISLLIMVGIIATLPKSFLQNAASRLETGNNVMMILFEIVIWFVIILLSILLVMAVRKIAVQYARRSATGGYEKNVFGSRQYIPLKLNASGVMPIIFAQAIMFVPGLIGGSSLLKDTATGLWMQSNFSDIFGFWYNLVFALLIVIFTYFYTAITVPTNKMADDLKRSGGFIPGIRPGSETSEYLDKIMSQITLPGSMFLALIAVFPAFIVKLLSVQQGWALFFGGTSLLIMVGVAIDTMQQVNSYLLNRHYDGLMKTGKNRKAVA, translated from the coding sequence ATGAAATTTATAGAGACATTAAAGAATGTTTGGAAAATTGAAGAGTTAAGAAACAGAATCGTAGTTACACTAGGACTGTTATTAGTTTATCGTTTCGGAGCACAAGTAGTATTACCAGGAATAGACGCTACTCAATTAGAGAGTTTACAAACTGGTACATCTGAGGGTATCTTCGGGATTTTAAATGCGTTTACAGGAGGGGCATTTGCCAATGCTTCTGTATTTGCACTTGGAATTATGCCATACATTTCTGCTTCTATTGTAGTTCAATTAATGGGAATTGCTATTCCTTATTTACAAAAACTACAAAAAGAAGGAGCTAGTGGTCAGAAAAAGATCACTCAGATAACACGTTGGTTAACTATTGCTATTTGTTTAGTACAGGCGCCTGGTTATTTAGCAAGTTTACAACCTATGTTTGGTATTCCAAACTCTGCGTTTTTACTTGGACAAGGTGGTGTGTTTTATTTCTCATCAATAGTTATTCTAGTAACAGGTACTATTTTTGCAATGTGGTTAGGAGAAAAGATTACGGATAAAGGAATTGGTAATGGAATTTCATTATTAATTATGGTTGGTATTATCGCCACTTTACCAAAATCTTTTTTACAAAACGCTGCATCAAGATTGGAAACAGGTAACAACGTTATGATGATTTTATTTGAAATCGTAATTTGGTTTGTTATTATATTGCTTTCAATTTTATTAGTGATGGCTGTACGTAAAATTGCTGTTCAGTACGCTAGACGTTCTGCAACGGGAGGTTATGAAAAAAATGTGTTTGGATCAAGACAGTATATTCCTTTAAAGTTGAATGCTTCTGGTGTAATGCCAATTATATTTGCTCAAGCAATTATGTTTGTTCCTGGGCTTATTGGAGGATCATCTTTATTAAAGGATACTGCGACTGGTTTATGGATGCAGTCAAACTTTTCAGATATCTTCGGATTTTGGTATAATCTAGTATTTGCATTATTAATTGTAATATTTACTTATTTTTACACCGCAATTACAGTTCCTACAAATAAAATGGCAGACGATTTAAAACGAAGCGGAGGATTTATTCCTGGTATTCGTCCTGGATCGGAAACTTCAGAGTATTTGGACAAAATTATGTCTCAAATAACTTTACCTGGTTCTATGTTTCTTGCTTTAATAGCTGTGTTCCCAGCTTTTATTGTTAAGTTATTAAGCGTACAACAAGGTTGGGCCTTATTTTTTGGAGGTACATCTTTATTAATTATGGTTGGAGTTGCAATAGATACTATGCAACAAGTAAATTCTTACTTGTTAAATAGGCATTATGATGGCTTGATGAAAACAGGTAAAAACAGAAAAGCAGTAGCTTAA
- the rplQ gene encoding 50S ribosomal protein L17 — translation MRHGKKVNHLGRQTAHRKSMLANMACSLIEHKRINTTVAKAKALKGFIEPMITKSKSDTTHNRRIVFSRLRQKEAVTELFRDVAAKIGDRPGGYTRIIKLGNRLGDNADMAMIELVDYNEIYNADNKAKKTTRRSRRGGSTKTVTPPVASNEEE, via the coding sequence ATGAGACACGGAAAAAAAGTAAACCACTTAGGTAGACAAACAGCTCACAGAAAATCAATGTTAGCAAATATGGCTTGTTCTTTAATAGAGCACAAGCGTATTAACACTACTGTAGCAAAAGCAAAAGCTTTAAAAGGATTTATTGAGCCAATGATTACTAAGTCTAAAAGCGATACGACACATAACAGACGTATTGTATTTTCAAGACTTCGTCAAAAAGAAGCTGTAACTGAATTATTTAGAGATGTTGCTGCTAAAATTGGAGACCGTCCAGGTGGATATACAAGAATTATCAAGTTAGGTAACCGTTTAGGGGATAACGCTGATATGGCTATGATCGAATTAGTAGATTACAATGAAATCTACAATGCAGATAATAAAGCTAAGAAAACGACTCGTAGAAGTAGAAGAGGAGGTAGTACTAAAACAGTAACACCACCAGTAGCATCTAACGAAGAAGAATAA
- the rpsD gene encoding 30S ribosomal protein S4, whose translation MARYTGPKTKIARKFGEAIFGDDKSFEKRNYPPGQHGNARRRGKKSEYAIQLMEKQKAKYTYGILERQFRNMFKKATASPGITGEVLLQLCESRLDNVVFRMGVSPSRSGARQLVSHRHITVNGGLVNVPSYQLKAGDVVAVREKSKSLEAIASSLANSSNVYEWITWNSEKKEGTYVSVPARIQIPENINEQFIVELYSK comes from the coding sequence ATGGCAAGATATACTGGTCCTAAAACTAAAATAGCTCGTAAGTTTGGTGAAGCTATCTTCGGAGATGACAAATCTTTCGAAAAAAGAAATTACCCTCCTGGGCAACACGGAAACGCAAGAAGACGTGGAAAAAAATCTGAATATGCAATCCAATTAATGGAAAAGCAGAAAGCTAAATATACTTACGGTATATTAGAGCGTCAATTTAGAAACATGTTTAAAAAAGCAACTGCCTCTCCTGGAATTACAGGTGAAGTTTTATTACAATTATGTGAGTCTAGATTAGACAACGTTGTATTTAGAATGGGAGTGTCTCCATCAAGAAGTGGTGCTAGACAATTAGTATCTCACAGACATATTACGGTTAATGGTGGTTTAGTAAACGTACCATCTTACCAATTAAAAGCTGGAGATGTTGTTGCAGTAAGAGAAAAATCAAAGTCACTTGAAGCAATTGCTAGTTCTTTAGCAAATTCAAGTAATGTATATGAGTGGATCACTTGGAATAGCGAGAAAAAAGAAGGAACTTATGTTTCTGTTCCTGCTAGAATCCAGATCCCAGAAAACATCAATGAGCAATTCATCGTAGAATTATACTCTAAATAA
- the rplF gene encoding 50S ribosomal protein L6: protein MSRIGNNPVAIPEGVTVTVDNNTITVKGKLGELTQNFNTVEVKVEEGNVLVTRSAETKDHKAKHGLYRSLVNNMIEGVSKGWTKELELVGVGYRASNQGNILELALGFSHNIVLSVAPEVKVETVSDKGKNPKIVLTSFDKQLVGQVAAKIRGFRPPEPYKGKGIKFVGEILRRKAGKSA, encoded by the coding sequence ATGTCAAGAATAGGAAATAATCCAGTTGCCATTCCAGAAGGAGTAACGGTAACAGTAGACAATAACACAATAACAGTTAAAGGTAAATTAGGAGAATTAACTCAGAATTTTAATACTGTAGAAGTTAAGGTTGAAGAAGGTAACGTATTGGTTACACGTTCAGCAGAAACTAAAGACCATAAAGCTAAGCACGGTTTATATCGTTCATTAGTTAACAACATGATTGAAGGTGTATCTAAAGGATGGACTAAAGAATTAGAATTAGTAGGTGTAGGTTATAGAGCTTCAAATCAAGGTAATATCCTTGAATTAGCTTTAGGTTTTTCTCACAATATAGTTTTAAGTGTAGCTCCAGAAGTGAAGGTGGAAACAGTTTCTGATAAAGGTAAAAATCCTAAAATAGTTTTAACATCATTTGACAAACAGTTAGTTGGTCAAGTTGCTGCTAAGATTAGAGGATTTAGACCACCAGAGCCTTATAAAGGTAAAGGTATCAAGTTTGTTGGAGAAATATTAAGAAGAAAAGCAGGTAAATCAGCATAA
- the rpsE gene encoding 30S ribosomal protein S5, whose protein sequence is MFKKYRSAELVKPSGLDLKDRLVGVQRVTKVTKGGRAFGFSAIVVVGDEAGVVGHGLGKSKDVASAIAKAIEDAKKNLVRIPIMKGTLPHEQKGKFGGARVNVIPAAPGTGVIAGGAVRTVLEAVGVHDVLSKSQGSSNPHNVVKATFDALLQLRDPRTIARERGISLEKVFNG, encoded by the coding sequence ATGTTTAAAAAATATAGAAGCGCAGAGCTAGTAAAACCAAGTGGATTAGATCTTAAAGATCGTTTAGTTGGTGTACAGAGAGTTACTAAGGTAACAAAAGGGGGTAGAGCATTCGGTTTCTCGGCAATTGTAGTGGTTGGAGATGAAGCTGGTGTTGTAGGACATGGTTTAGGAAAGTCAAAGGATGTTGCTAGTGCAATTGCAAAAGCAATAGAGGATGCTAAGAAAAACTTAGTTCGTATCCCTATCATGAAAGGAACTTTACCTCATGAACAAAAAGGTAAATTTGGTGGTGCAAGAGTAAATGTTATACCTGCAGCTCCTGGAACAGGAGTTATTGCTGGTGGAGCTGTGAGAACAGTTTTAGAGGCAGTAGGTGTACATGATGTATTATCTAAATCTCAAGGTTCATCAAACCCTCATAATGTTGTAAAAGCAACTTTCGATGCTTTATTACAACTAAGAGACCCAAGAACGATTGCTCGTGAAAGAGGTATCTCTTTAGAAAAAGTTTTTAACGGATAA
- the rpsN gene encoding 30S ribosomal protein S14, producing MAKESMKAREVKRSKTVAKYAEKRKALKEAGDYEALQRLPKNASPVRQHNRCKLTGRPKGYMRTFGVSRVMFREMANQGLIPGVRKASW from the coding sequence ATGGCTAAAGAATCAATGAAGGCCCGTGAGGTCAAAAGATCAAAAACTGTAGCTAAATATGCTGAAAAACGTAAGGCTTTGAAAGAAGCTGGAGATTATGAAGCTTTACAAAGATTACCAAAGAATGCATCACCAGTACGTCAACATAATAGATGTAAATTAACTGGTAGACCAAAAGGTTATATGCGTACATTTGGTGTGTCTCGTGTAATGTTTAGAGAGATGGCTAACCAAGGGTTAATCCCGGGTGTTAGAAAAGCAAGTTGGTAA
- the rplX gene encoding 50S ribosomal protein L24 — translation MTKLKIKTGDTVKIIAGDHKGSEGKVQKVFIEKNKAIVEGVNMVKKHTKPSAQSPQGGIVEKEAPINISNLSLLTSKGEATRIGYRVEGDKKVRFSKKSNEVI, via the coding sequence ATGACAAAGCTTAAAATTAAAACAGGAGATACAGTCAAAATTATAGCTGGTGACCATAAAGGTTCTGAAGGTAAAGTACAAAAGGTCTTTATTGAAAAAAACAAAGCTATAGTTGAAGGTGTGAACATGGTTAAGAAACATACTAAACCAAGTGCACAAAGCCCTCAAGGAGGTATCGTAGAAAAAGAGGCGCCAATCAATATCTCTAACTTATCATTGTTAACTTCGAAGGGAGAAGCAACTAGAATAGGTTACAGAGTTGAAGGTGATAAAAAAGTCAGATTTTCTAAAAAATCTAATGAAGTAATATAG
- the ykgO gene encoding type B 50S ribosomal protein L36, with protein sequence MKVRASVKKRSADCKIVRRKGRLYVINKKNPRFKQRQG encoded by the coding sequence ATGAAAGTAAGAGCATCAGTTAAAAAAAGAAGTGCAGATTGTAAAATCGTACGCAGAAAAGGTAGACTTTACGTCATTAACAAAAAGAATCCTAGATTCAAACAAAGACAAGGGTAA
- the carA gene encoding glutamine-hydrolyzing carbamoyl-phosphate synthase small subunit gives MKYQKLKKALILLEDGTIFHGKAVGKEGSAFGEVCFNTGMTGYQEIFTDPSYYGQLMVTTNAHIGNYGVNDNEVESDAIKIAGLICKNFSYDFSRVDSNGSLEDFLNKNNLLAISDVDTRALVSYIRDNGAMNAVISTEIEDIDKLKAQLAETPTMNGLELASKVSTKEPYFVGDENAAIKIAALDIGIKKNILRNFVKREAYVKVFPYNSSFEELSAWNPDGYFLSNGPGDPEPLVEAQALAKEIISRDLPLFGICLGHQVIALANGISTYKMHNGHRGINHPVKNLITGKGEITSQNHGFAVNREEAEAHPDLEITHLHLNDDTVAGLKMKSKNVFSVQYHPEASPGPHDSSYLFDQFISNIKNK, from the coding sequence ATGAAGTATCAAAAATTAAAAAAAGCCTTAATCTTATTAGAGGACGGTACCATTTTTCATGGTAAAGCTGTAGGTAAAGAAGGATCTGCATTTGGTGAAGTTTGTTTCAATACTGGAATGACTGGTTATCAAGAGATTTTTACGGACCCTTCTTATTACGGACAACTTATGGTAACTACCAATGCACATATTGGTAATTATGGAGTTAATGATAATGAAGTGGAATCGGATGCTATTAAAATCGCTGGTTTAATATGTAAAAACTTTAGTTATGATTTTTCTAGAGTAGATTCAAATGGCTCATTAGAAGATTTTTTAAATAAAAATAATCTTTTGGCTATCTCTGATGTGGATACACGTGCATTAGTAAGTTATATTAGAGATAATGGCGCTATGAATGCTGTAATATCTACTGAAATTGAAGATATAGATAAGCTTAAAGCACAGTTAGCTGAAACGCCTACGATGAATGGTTTAGAATTAGCTTCTAAAGTATCTACTAAAGAACCTTATTTTGTTGGTGATGAAAATGCAGCTATTAAAATAGCAGCATTAGATATTGGTATTAAAAAGAATATTTTAAGAAATTTTGTAAAGCGTGAGGCTTACGTTAAAGTGTTTCCATATAATTCTTCTTTTGAAGAATTAAGTGCTTGGAATCCTGATGGCTATTTTCTGTCTAATGGACCAGGAGACCCAGAGCCTTTAGTAGAAGCTCAGGCATTGGCAAAAGAGATTATTAGTAGAGATTTACCGTTATTTGGAATTTGTTTGGGACATCAAGTGATTGCGTTGGCTAATGGTATTTCTACGTATAAAATGCATAATGGTCACAGAGGGATAAACCATCCCGTTAAAAATTTAATAACTGGTAAAGGAGAAATAACATCTCAGAACCATGGTTTTGCTGTTAATAGAGAGGAAGCAGAAGCGCATCCAGATTTAGAAATCACACATCTACATTTAAATGATGATACCGTTGCTGGTTTGAAAATGAAATCTAAAAATGTGTTTTCAGTACAATACCATCCGGAAGCAAGTCCTGGACCACATGACTCGTCTTACTTATTTGACCAATTTATAAGTAATATAAAAAATAAATAA